In Vitis riparia cultivar Riparia Gloire de Montpellier isolate 1030 chromosome 19, EGFV_Vit.rip_1.0, whole genome shotgun sequence, the following proteins share a genomic window:
- the LOC117909261 gene encoding disease resistance protein SUMM2-like isoform X2 codes for MDCVRPILDVATRLWDSAAKRPVYIRHLPQNLNSLRTEMEELKNLYEDVKERVEREEKRQKKRLRVVDDWLRGVEAMEKEVEEILAKGDEEIQKKCLGTCCPKNCGASYNLGKMVLEKMGAVTVKKTEGSNFSVVAEPLPSPPVMERQLEKTVGQDLLFGKVWKWLQDGGEQVSSIGLYGMGGVGKTTLLTRINNELLKTRLEFDAVIWVTVSRPANVEKVQRVLFNKVEIPQDKWEGRSEDERAEEIFNVLRTKKFVLLLDDIWERLDLSKVGIPPLNPQDKLKMVLTTRSKDVCQDMEVTESIEVNCLPWEDAFALFQTKVGADTINSHPDIPKLAEMVAKECCGLPLALITIGRAMAGTKTPEEWEKKIQMLKNYPAKFPGMENCLFSRLAFSYDSLPDETIKSCFLYCSLFPEDYEISHRNIIQLWIGEGFLDEYDNIQKARNQGEEVIKSLQLACLLENGISPLDEKDEYLKMHDVIRDMALWLAGENGKKNKFVVKDGVESIRAQEVEKWKETQRISLWNTDIEEHRKPPYFPNIETFLASSVFIESFSNRFFTNMPIIRVLDLSNNFKLMKLPVEIRNLVTLQYLNLSCTSIEYLPVELKNLKKLRCLILNDMYFLKSLPSQMVSSLSSLQLFSMYSTEGSAFKGYDERRLLEELEQLEHIDDISIDLTSVSSIQTLFNSHKLQRSTRWLQLVCERMNLVQLSLYIETLHIKNCFELQDVKINFEKEVVVYSKFPRHQCLNNLCDVKIFRCHKLLNLTWLICAPSLQFLSVEFCESMEKVIDDERSEVLEIEVDHLGVFSRLISLTLTWLPKLRSIYGRALPFPSLRYIRVLQCPSLRKLPFDSNTGISKKLEQIRGQKEWWDGLDWEDQAIMHNLTPYFQPTQIQDEI; via the coding sequence ATGGATTGTGTGAGACCCATCCTGGATGTCGCCACTCGCTTATGGGATAGCGCTGCTAAGCGTCCTGTTTACATCCGTCATCTCCCACAAAATCTCAACTCTTTGAGAACTGAAATGGAGGAACTCAAGAACCTGTACGAAGATGTGAAGGAAAGGGTGGAACGTGAAGAGAAACGTCAGAAGAAGCGTCTTCGTGTAGTTGATGACTGGCTTCGCGGAGTAGAAGCcatggaaaaagaagtggaGGAAATATTGGCGAAAGGAGATGAAGAAATCCAGAAGAAATGTCTCGGAACCTGTTGTCCTAAAAACTGTGGCGCTAGCTACAATCTTGGCAAGATGGTACTTGAAAAGATGGGTGCTGTGACGGTCAAGAAGACGGAGGGCTCAAATTTCAGTGTAGTTGCTGAACCTTTGCCTAGTCCTCCCGTGATGGAGAGGCAGCTTGAAAAGACTGTGGGCCAAGATTTGTTGTTTGGGAAGGTCTGGAAATGGCTCCAAGATGGTGGAGAGCAGGTAAGCAGTATCGGATTATATGGAATGGGGGGTGTGGGCAAAACCACCCTCTTGACCAGGATCAACAATGAGCTCCTCAAAACCAGGCTTGAATTTGATGCAGTGATTTGGGTGACTGTGTCCAGACCAGCCAATGTGGAAAAGGTTCAGCGAGTTCTTTTCAATAAAGTGGAGATTCCCCAAGATAAATGGGAAGGTAGGAGTGAGGATGAAAGGGCAGAAGAAATATTCAATGTCCTGAGGACAAAGAAATTTGTGCTCTTATTAGATGACATATGGGAGCGGCTGGATCTATCCAAAGTTGGTATTCCTCCTCTGAATCCTCAAGATAAGTTGAAGATGGTACTTACAACGCGATCTAAAGATGTGTGCCAAGATATGGAAGTTACAGAGAGCATTGAAGTGAATTGTCTCCCATGGGAGGATGCTTTTGCTCTGTTTCAGACCAAGGTGGGAGCAGACACCATAAATTCTCATCCAGATATACCAAAGCTGGCGGAGATGGTTGCCAAAGAGTGTTGCGGCTTACCACTTGCCCTCATCACCATAGGGCGAGCAATGGCGGGAACAAAAACACCCGAAGAATgggagaaaaaaatacaaatgttGAAGAATTATCCAGCAAAGTTTCCAGGTATGGAGAATTGTCTGTTTTCACGCTTGGCATTCAGTTATGATAGCCTACCCGATGAAACCATCAAATCGTGTTTCCTATATTGCTCTTTATTTCCGGAGGATTATGAAATCTCTCATCGAAATATTATACAACTTTGGATCGGGGAGGGTTTTCTGGATGAATATGACAACATACAAAAAGCAAGAAATCAAGGAGAAGAAGTTATTAAAAGTTTACAGCTTGCATGTCTATTGGAGAATGGCATATCTCCATTAGATGAAAAAGACGAATATTTGAAGATGCATGATGTTATTCGTGATATGGCATTGTGGTTGGCTGGCGAAAACGGGAAGAAGAACAAATTTGTGGTAAAAGATGGAGTTGAATCGATTAGAGCTCAGGAAGttgaaaaatggaaagagaCACAGAGGATATCATTATGGAATACCGACATTGAAGAACATAGGAAACCACCATATTTCCCTAATATTGAGACCTTTTTGGCATCAAGTGTGTTTATTgagtcattttcaaatagattCTTTACAAACATGCCTATTATAAGAGTTTTGGACTTGTCAAACAATTTTAAACTTATGAAGTTACCTGTGGAGATTAGAAACTTAGTTACCTTGCAATATCTTAATTTGTCATGTACAAGTATTGAATACTTACCTGTGGAGctcaagaatttgaaaaaattaaggtgCTTGATATTGAATGATATGTATTTTCTTAAGTCGCTTCCATCTCAAATGGTATCGAGTCTTTCCTCTTTGCAATTGTTCAGTATGTATAGCACGGAAGGGTCAGCCTTTAAGGGATATGATGAAAGACGGTTATTAGAAGAGTTAGAGCAGTTGGAACACATTGATGATATATCCATCGACCTTACAAGTGTATCATCCATCCAAACATTATTTAACTCCCACAAGTTGCAAAGATCCACAAGATGGCTACAATTAGTTTGTGAGCGTATGAACCTAGTCCAACTATCCCTTTATATAGAGACCCTccatattaaaaattgttttgaattgcaagatgtgaaaatcaattttgaaaaggaagtgGTGGTCTACTCAAAATTCCCAAGGCACCAATGCTTGAACAACCTTTGTGATGTCAAAATATTTCGATGTCATAAATTGTTGAATTTGACATGGCTTATTTGTGCTCCAAGCCTTCAATTTCTAAGTGTTGAATTCTGTGAATCAATGGAAAAAGTGATAGATGATGAAAGGAGTGaagttttagaaattgaagtagATCATTTGGGTGTATTCTCGAGACTCATATCTCTCACTTTAACATGGCTACCAAAGctaagaagtatatatggacgTGCCTTACCTTTTCCATCTTTAAGATACATCCGTGTGCTTCAATGTCCAAGTTTGAGGAAGCTGCCATTTGATTCCAACACTGGAATAAGCAAGAAATTAGAGCAAATCCGTGGACAAAAAGAATGGTGGGATGGTTTGGATTGGGAGGATCAAGCGATTATGCACAACCTCACTCCATATTTTCAACCCACACAAATTCAAGACGAGATTTGA